A genomic window from Acidobacteriota bacterium includes:
- a CDS encoding DUF3662 domain-containing protein, with protein MKGVLDKLESFFRAAFEHDFAGRGSAWEPLDIVRQIRRQIEKNRRVFVDDKVYVAHRMVIHLHAPRPEIAEEYEALFNNADFRKHIEEYIKDRGYQFLDRLRVTVRCHDRKSPQFGRSPCWVEFSWPQPGEDPGEVTVMMSPHDRERILSVIPPRSEVSEDAWLEVLEGTAYQSPLRIFRQEFNLGRMQQVLNHRTGETVRVNHMAFARPASESDPNFWVSRRHARITWRDGAFRLSDTGSRNGTWVQRGEKLLPVARNTPEGEAVPLKADDILVLGKVRVRFRTTPPPQHDATIRVNPVR; from the coding sequence ATGAAAGGGGTCCTGGACAAACTCGAGTCCTTTTTCCGGGCGGCGTTCGAACACGATTTCGCCGGGCGGGGGAGCGCCTGGGAACCCCTCGACATTGTCCGGCAGATCCGCCGCCAGATCGAGAAGAACCGCCGGGTCTTCGTCGATGACAAGGTCTACGTCGCCCACCGGATGGTGATCCACCTCCACGCCCCCCGTCCCGAGATCGCCGAGGAGTACGAGGCCCTCTTCAACAACGCCGATTTCCGGAAGCACATCGAGGAGTACATCAAGGACCGGGGGTACCAGTTTCTCGACCGGTTGCGGGTGACGGTCCGCTGCCACGACCGGAAGTCGCCCCAGTTCGGCCGTTCCCCCTGCTGGGTGGAGTTCTCCTGGCCCCAGCCGGGCGAGGACCCCGGCGAGGTCACCGTGATGATGAGCCCCCACGACCGCGAGCGGATCCTCTCGGTCATCCCGCCGCGCTCCGAGGTCTCCGAGGACGCCTGGCTCGAGGTCCTGGAGGGGACCGCCTACCAGTCGCCCCTGCGCATCTTCCGCCAGGAGTTCAATCTCGGCCGGATGCAGCAGGTGCTCAACCACCGGACGGGCGAGACGGTCCGGGTCAACCACATGGCCTTCGCCCGCCCCGCCTCCGAGTCGGACCCCAACTTCTGGGTCTCCCGCCGGCACGCCCGCATCACCTGGCGCGACGGGGCCTTCCGCCTGTCGGACACCGGCAGCCGCAACGGCACCTGGGTCCAGCGGGGGGAGAAGCTCCTCCCCGTGGCCCGGAACACCCCCGAGGGCGAGGCCGTCCCCCTGAAGGCGGACGACATCCTCGTCCTGGGCAAGGTCCGGGTCCGCTTCCGCACCACGCCGCCTCCCCAGCACGACGCCACCATCCGCGTCAACCCCGTCCGCTGA